In Lujinxingia vulgaris, a single window of DNA contains:
- a CDS encoding HPP family protein, producing the protein MSDSGDETRRGLRVGVPSIVRGILKRLGADDVDERARSPRSQALFMLINGGVSIGLLAAMAHLARSPLIFPSLGPTAFLLFFRPLAAASSPRHTVLGHLVGVLVGLFCLWAFGLLGVPANLSEGVGLARVGAAALSLGGTGAVMVYFGVAHPPAGATTLIVSLGLMPHLWQAPVLMGAVCLMALQGVVINRLAGIPYPLWRPSEQRAEQAAKLKAELDDSPVKPGDRMI; encoded by the coding sequence TTGAGCGATTCGGGTGACGAGACGCGACGCGGGTTAAGGGTGGGGGTGCCCTCGATCGTGCGCGGGATTTTAAAACGTCTGGGCGCAGACGATGTTGATGAGCGGGCGCGCTCCCCGCGCTCGCAGGCGCTCTTTATGCTGATCAACGGGGGCGTGAGCATCGGGCTTCTGGCGGCGATGGCCCATCTGGCGCGCTCGCCATTGATCTTTCCCTCGCTGGGGCCCACGGCTTTTCTGCTCTTCTTTCGCCCCCTGGCCGCGGCCTCCTCGCCGCGCCATACCGTGCTGGGGCATCTGGTAGGCGTGCTCGTCGGGCTTTTTTGTTTATGGGCCTTTGGGCTGCTGGGGGTGCCGGCGAACTTAAGCGAAGGGGTGGGGCTTGCGCGGGTGGGGGCGGCCGCGCTCTCGCTGGGCGGGACGGGGGCGGTGATGGTGTATTTCGGCGTGGCGCACCCGCCGGCCGGGGCCACCACGCTGATCGTCTCGCTGGGGCTGATGCCGCATCTGTGGCAGGCGCCGGTGTTGATGGGGGCGGTGTGTCTGATGGCCCTGCAGGGGGTTGTGATCAACCGCCTGGCGGGCATTCCTTACCCGCTGTGGCGCCCCTCGGAGCAGCGCGCCGAGCAGGCCGCGAAGCTGAAGGCCGAGCTGGACGACTCGCCAGTTAAGCCCGGCGACAGAATGATCTGA
- a CDS encoding PfkB family carbohydrate kinase yields MSPSRQNTGETHRTLVVGHVTHDRYPGGFKAGGCAYYGAEVHRRLPGHTHLLSVVGEDFECDAALTDIEHTAVRRGQTTVFANYYPHDAPRVQLLEAIAPDVSPALCPPGWLDAELVHLAPVLGEVPLSDWLQALRSTGRQNLVAINIQGWIKVGGEPMEDAAALESLHERGVAPGALEVVQKPWEIDPDALRGVDVACLSEEDLIDQGDLLDRLLRVVPTVALTLGTRGSRIFQKGRTIEVGIFPTEAVDPTGAGDVFAATFTHHLMLGAEPADAARQASAASSIVVEGLGPSTLHRLHEAPARAARIPTRTLHPMPA; encoded by the coding sequence TTGAGCCCGTCGCGTCAAAACACTGGCGAAACTCACCGCACGCTTGTGGTCGGTCACGTCACCCACGACCGCTACCCGGGCGGCTTTAAGGCCGGCGGCTGCGCCTATTATGGCGCCGAGGTGCACCGCCGCCTCCCGGGCCACACCCATCTCTTAAGTGTGGTCGGCGAAGACTTTGAGTGCGACGCGGCGCTCACCGACATTGAGCACACAGCAGTGCGCCGGGGCCAGACCACCGTCTTTGCCAACTACTACCCCCACGATGCCCCGCGGGTGCAACTTTTAGAGGCCATCGCCCCGGACGTCTCCCCCGCGCTCTGCCCCCCGGGCTGGCTCGACGCCGAGCTCGTGCATCTGGCGCCGGTGCTCGGCGAAGTCCCTCTCTCGGACTGGCTCCAGGCGTTGCGCAGCACGGGTCGCCAGAACCTTGTCGCCATCAACATCCAGGGCTGGATCAAGGTGGGCGGTGAGCCGATGGAGGATGCCGCCGCGCTCGAATCTCTGCATGAACGCGGCGTGGCTCCCGGCGCGCTCGAAGTCGTGCAAAAACCCTGGGAGATCGACCCAGACGCGTTGCGCGGCGTCGACGTGGCCTGCCTGAGCGAAGAAGATCTGATCGACCAGGGCGATCTTCTCGATCGCCTCTTACGCGTCGTGCCCACTGTGGCGCTGACCCTGGGCACCCGCGGAAGCCGCATCTTCCAAAAAGGCCGCACCATCGAGGTGGGCATCTTCCCCACCGAGGCCGTCGACCCCACCGGCGCCGGCGACGTCTTCGCCGCCACCTTCACCCACCACCTGATGCTGGGCGCCGAGCCCGCCGACGCCGCGCGCCAGGCCAGCGCCGCCTCGTCCATCGTGGTCGAAGGGCTGGGACCATCGACCCTGCATCGTCTGCACGAAGCGCCGGCGCGCGCCGCCAGAATCCCCACGCGCACCCTGCACCCGATGCCCGCCTGA
- a CDS encoding iron-containing alcohol dehydrogenase, with amino-acid sequence MPTTALIPAAGRGARLDRPNTPKPLVHVGGKPLLLSLLQRLEKAGVERAVVVTGFGSERVVRELTNHPDLSLKVEFVEHAEWQQGLASTLLAAKGLIDENFVIAMADHVFDQKLVDAIVAAEPGDDVGVALVDTNVTEVFELEDAVKVTLEGDRLTTASRTLENPDGVDAGLFAFTPALFEALEEARKLKEPASLTDALALLGERGQMGTITTGGRAWHDIDTPQSLVRAEMAHRAGIRKAAVHRPEFKVEESRTTHSYDFIAGAPVKTEIHVQRGFVRNPERLQLIPDESASSPIYVFTDTTVNGIYGDDFVGGLDRMGYDVRRIVMKDGEESKSMANYVKLVDQILAEGIDERSVLISLGGGAVANICGFIASTLYRGIGLVHVPTTLMAQCDASISHKQGINGARGKNLVGSYYSPIAIAVDVEVLATLEDWLIPDGLSEVIKHALGQDRDYLDYLLGYEGKIDDPDFLETVVRKNIELKCELVAIDPKEHREGMVLQYGHEVGHPVEYLSGYDLNHGQSVAIGMMVAARVARLMGACDDAMVDLHRQVIEKFELPTRIPAHLKVDDILASMRYNKRYLTEGTRMALLDGPGSLWQVEEDYAIPVPTEVLIEAIRQSY; translated from the coding sequence ATGCCCACCACCGCCTTGATTCCCGCCGCCGGCCGCGGCGCGCGCCTCGATCGCCCCAACACGCCCAAGCCCCTCGTGCACGTGGGCGGAAAGCCGCTCTTGCTCTCGCTTCTCCAGCGTCTGGAGAAGGCCGGTGTGGAGCGCGCGGTGGTGGTTACCGGCTTTGGCTCGGAGCGGGTGGTGCGCGAGCTGACCAACCACCCCGATCTGAGCCTGAAGGTGGAGTTTGTAGAACACGCCGAGTGGCAGCAGGGCCTGGCGAGCACGCTGCTGGCGGCGAAGGGATTGATCGACGAGAACTTTGTGATCGCGATGGCCGACCACGTCTTTGACCAAAAACTCGTCGACGCGATCGTGGCCGCCGAGCCTGGCGACGATGTGGGCGTGGCGCTGGTCGACACCAACGTCACGGAAGTCTTTGAGCTGGAAGATGCCGTCAAAGTCACGCTAGAGGGCGATCGCCTCACCACGGCCTCCCGCACCCTGGAGAACCCCGACGGAGTCGACGCCGGGCTCTTCGCCTTCACCCCGGCGCTTTTCGAGGCGCTGGAAGAGGCGCGTAAGTTGAAAGAACCGGCCAGCCTCACCGACGCGCTGGCGCTCCTGGGGGAGCGTGGCCAGATGGGCACGATCACCACCGGCGGTCGCGCCTGGCACGATATCGACACCCCCCAGTCGCTGGTGCGCGCCGAGATGGCCCACCGCGCGGGCATCCGCAAGGCGGCGGTGCACCGCCCCGAGTTCAAGGTCGAGGAGAGCCGCACCACGCATAGCTACGACTTCATCGCCGGCGCTCCGGTCAAGACTGAGATTCACGTGCAGCGCGGCTTTGTGCGCAACCCCGAGCGCCTTCAGCTCATCCCCGACGAGAGCGCGTCCTCGCCAATCTACGTCTTCACCGACACCACGGTGAACGGCATCTACGGCGATGATTTCGTCGGTGGCCTCGACCGCATGGGCTACGACGTGCGCCGCATCGTCATGAAAGACGGCGAAGAGTCAAAATCGATGGCCAACTACGTCAAGCTGGTCGACCAGATCCTGGCCGAGGGCATCGACGAGCGCTCCGTGCTCATCTCGCTGGGCGGCGGCGCGGTCGCCAACATCTGTGGTTTCATCGCCTCGACCCTCTACCGGGGCATCGGCCTTGTGCACGTGCCCACCACGCTTATGGCCCAGTGCGACGCTTCCATCAGCCATAAGCAGGGCATCAACGGGGCGCGGGGCAAGAACCTCGTCGGCTCCTACTACTCGCCCATCGCCATCGCCGTCGACGTTGAGGTGCTCGCCACGCTCGAAGACTGGCTGATCCCCGACGGGTTGAGCGAGGTCATCAAACACGCGCTCGGCCAGGACCGCGACTACCTCGATTACCTGCTCGGCTACGAGGGCAAGATCGACGATCCGGACTTTCTGGAGACGGTCGTGCGCAAAAACATCGAGCTCAAATGCGAGCTCGTGGCCATCGACCCCAAAGAGCATCGCGAGGGCATGGTGCTGCAGTACGGCCACGAGGTCGGCCACCCCGTCGAGTATCTTTCGGGCTATGACCTCAATCACGGGCAGTCCGTCGCCATCGGCATGATGGTCGCCGCCCGCGTCGCGCGTCTGATGGGCGCCTGCGACGACGCGATGGTCGATCTGCACCGCCAGGTCATCGAAAAATTCGAGCTCCCCACCCGCATCCCCGCCCACCTCAAGGTCGACGATATCCTGGCGTCGATGCGCTACAACAAGCGCTACCTCACCGAAGGCACGCGCATGGCACTCCTCGACGGCCCCGGCAGCCTCTGGCAGGTCGAAGAAGACTACGCCATCCCCGTCCCCACCGAAGTTCTGATTGAGGCCATCCGCCAGTCATATTGA
- a CDS encoding SDR family NAD(P)-dependent oxidoreductase, with protein sequence MEKTIVITGGSSGIGLASARHFLKAEHRVVLCARNGAKLAAAAESLQEAARSAGATIETYALDVTDQAAVETLFEKIGPIHTLIANAGVCLQARLDDGHSDEVWKTTFDVNVHGAYYCVKAAAASMPEGGRIVTVSSGLGKNARAGYEAYTASKHAVLGLTKCVALELAPRQIRVNAVCPGWVDTPMARADSAYSAQARGEDVDDFRKKAIAAIPLGRMVSPEEVAELIAFLASDAASAITGQSYNVSNGEFFN encoded by the coding sequence ATGGAGAAAACGATCGTGATCACGGGCGGCTCCAGCGGCATCGGGCTGGCGAGCGCGCGCCACTTTTTGAAGGCGGAGCACCGCGTGGTGCTCTGCGCGCGCAACGGGGCAAAGCTGGCCGCGGCGGCGGAATCTCTGCAAGAGGCCGCTCGGAGCGCCGGGGCAACGATTGAGACCTACGCGCTCGACGTCACCGACCAGGCCGCCGTCGAAACCTTATTCGAAAAAATTGGTCCCATTCACACGCTGATCGCCAACGCCGGCGTCTGCCTGCAGGCGCGCCTCGACGACGGGCATAGCGACGAGGTCTGGAAGACGACTTTTGATGTGAACGTGCACGGGGCCTATTACTGCGTCAAAGCCGCAGCCGCTTCGATGCCCGAGGGCGGCCGCATCGTCACCGTCTCCTCGGGGCTGGGTAAGAACGCGCGCGCGGGCTACGAGGCGTATACGGCCAGCAAACACGCCGTGCTGGGCCTGACCAAATGCGTGGCCCTGGAGCTTGCGCCGCGCCAGATTCGCGTCAACGCCGTCTGCCCCGGCTGGGTCGATACGCCCATGGCGCGGGCCGACTCCGCCTACTCTGCTCAAGCCCGGGGCGAAGACGTCGACGACTTCCGCAAAAAGGCCATCGCCGCGATTCCGCTCGGGCGGATGGTCTCGCCAGAAGAGGTCGCCGAGCTGATCGCATTTCTGGCCAGCGACGCCGCCAGCGCCATCACCGGGCAGAGCTACAACGTGAGCAATGGCGAGTTTTTCAATTGA